The Vogesella indigofera genome has a segment encoding these proteins:
- a CDS encoding sensor domain-containing phosphodiesterase: MRDSLVLNSHFQPIYSLAHRRTVGMEALLRASEDEVSLSPLEVYQRYIRRDERVAMDLAVCAAHCQRFAAAGHAQRWLFLNVDAMTLSDPDYATQLGEIIVASGIAPQSVVLEVLEQAIELDARLLEGVALLREQGCLLAIDDFGVGHSNIDRVCSLEPDFVKFDRHLLRSAVTQQRTRTLLSRLVRLMHEIGALVVVEGVESDSDVVVALDSGCDLVQGYYVARPAAVPDSDQLITPRLDAKWDELMNRELLRRKLNRRQMELSRQAFVQTAIALMQGSEFEVAAKPMLQLPDVIRCFLLDQEGRQQGRNLNSGRNGNGDNLRFSPLEDTTGAVWSRRAYFQHAIDQPGVLYMSEPYLSMTDTRICVTLSMAIEIDEVQHVLCSDVLMPGAGRSL; the protein is encoded by the coding sequence ATGCGGGATTCCCTGGTACTGAACTCCCACTTTCAGCCCATCTATAGCTTGGCGCACCGGCGCACGGTTGGCATGGAGGCGCTGCTGCGGGCGTCGGAGGACGAGGTCTCGCTGTCGCCGCTGGAGGTGTACCAGCGCTATATCCGCCGCGACGAGCGGGTGGCGATGGACCTGGCGGTGTGTGCCGCGCATTGCCAGCGCTTTGCCGCCGCCGGCCATGCCCAGCGCTGGCTGTTCCTCAATGTCGATGCCATGACGCTGTCCGATCCTGACTATGCGACGCAGCTGGGCGAGATCATCGTGGCGTCCGGCATCGCGCCGCAGTCGGTGGTGCTGGAGGTGCTGGAGCAGGCGATCGAGCTGGATGCGCGGCTGCTGGAGGGGGTGGCGCTGTTGCGGGAGCAGGGCTGCCTGCTGGCGATCGACGATTTCGGCGTCGGCCATTCCAATATCGACCGGGTGTGCAGCCTGGAGCCGGATTTCGTCAAGTTTGACCGCCACCTGCTGCGCAGCGCGGTGACCCAGCAGCGCACGCGCACCCTATTGTCGCGCCTGGTGCGGCTGATGCACGAGATTGGTGCGCTGGTGGTGGTGGAAGGGGTGGAAAGCGACTCCGACGTGGTGGTGGCGCTGGATTCCGGCTGCGACCTGGTGCAGGGCTACTACGTGGCACGCCCTGCGGCGGTGCCGGACAGCGACCAGCTGATCACGCCGCGGCTCGACGCCAAGTGGGACGAGCTGATGAACCGCGAACTGCTACGGCGCAAGCTCAACCGTCGCCAGATGGAGTTGTCGCGGCAGGCCTTTGTGCAGACGGCGATCGCGCTGATGCAGGGTAGCGAATTCGAGGTGGCGGCAAAACCGATGTTGCAGCTGCCGGACGTGATCCGCTGCTTCCTGCTGGATCAGGAAGGCCGCCAGCAGGGGCGCAACCTCAATTCCGGGCGCAACGGGAACGGGGACAATCTGCGCTTTTCCCCGCTGGAGGACACCACCGGCGCGGTGTGGTCGCGGCGCGCCTATTTCCAGCACGCGATCGACCAGCCCGGTGTGCTGTACATGAGCGAGCCCTACCTGTCGATGACCGATACCCGCATCTGCGTCACGCTGTCGATGGCGATCGAGATCGACGAGGTGCAGCACGTGCTGTGCAGCGACGTGCTGATGCCGGGGGCGGGGCGCAGCCTGTAG
- a CDS encoding BON domain-containing protein — protein sequence MKNRLFALLLASSAAASLSACFPLVAGGVAAGALVATDRRTSGAYVEDQAIELKSLRQSSERFAGARISITSYNRAVLISGEALNEAQRQEIEMMVRGTPNVQRVYNHLVVAPVATLAQKNNDLWITTKVRTRLLEGKGYPPQAIKVVTDRGVVYLLGLVTASEGAAAADVASRTSGVQQVVTLFETLAETPAASIQPGN from the coding sequence ATGAAAAACCGTTTGTTCGCGCTGCTGCTGGCTAGCAGCGCCGCCGCCAGTCTCAGTGCCTGCTTCCCGCTGGTTGCCGGCGGCGTTGCTGCCGGTGCGCTGGTGGCCACCGACCGCCGTACCAGCGGCGCCTATGTCGAGGACCAGGCCATCGAGCTGAAGTCGCTGCGCCAGAGCAGCGAACGCTTTGCCGGCGCCCGCATCAGCATCACCAGCTACAACCGTGCGGTGCTGATCAGCGGCGAGGCGCTGAACGAGGCACAACGCCAGGAAATCGAGATGATGGTGCGCGGCACGCCGAACGTGCAGCGCGTCTACAACCACCTGGTGGTGGCACCGGTCGCGACGCTGGCGCAGAAGAACAATGACCTGTGGATCACCACCAAGGTGCGCACCCGCCTGCTGGAAGGCAAGGGCTACCCGCCACAAGCGATCAAGGTGGTGACTGACCGCGGCGTGGTCTACCTGCTTGGCCTGGTCACCGCCAGCGAAGGCGCCGCCGCCGCCGATGTCGCCAGCCGCACCAGCGGTGTACAGCAGGTGGTCACCCTGTTCGAAACGCTGGCCGAGACGCCGGCGGCCAGCATCCAGCCCGGTAACTGA
- a CDS encoding penicillin-binding protein activator, with amino-acid sequence MAASVAAAQSPGYILQQNQQTLRNIGASAASAPLASPAVAAPATPAAKLSDNKPRLHLGLLLPVEAPQLGDAAQVVKAGFDAAAQQDSNVQLSFVALASENDAVKGYQQLLAAGANVIVGPLTREGAANVAAQASVPTLVLNTLSKAPAGGKVWSLSLAVESEARQIARMMRDDGRKAPLVLFNNDALSTRLRAAFSESWTQRHPSAPLELNMTQPDGAQLSTLLAGADSVFLALDDKEAEASRALLPAELAAYATSLINTRQAAPALDGVHFVDMPWFLMPNHPDAAGIARPATPLTKATERLYALGVDAFRLGKALGQSRNPASIRLRGVTGDLQLGKDWVIQRELPTAIRGESQ; translated from the coding sequence ATGGCGGCAAGTGTAGCCGCTGCACAGTCGCCGGGCTATATCCTTCAGCAAAATCAGCAAACGCTCCGGAACATCGGCGCCAGCGCTGCCTCCGCACCGCTGGCCAGCCCTGCCGTCGCGGCCCCCGCCACGCCTGCCGCCAAGCTCAGCGACAACAAACCACGCCTGCATCTGGGGCTGCTGCTGCCGGTGGAAGCACCGCAGCTGGGTGATGCCGCCCAGGTGGTGAAGGCCGGTTTCGACGCCGCCGCGCAGCAGGACAGCAACGTCCAGCTCAGCTTCGTCGCACTGGCCAGCGAGAACGACGCGGTGAAGGGCTACCAGCAGCTGCTGGCGGCCGGCGCCAACGTGATCGTCGGACCGCTGACCCGCGAGGGTGCGGCCAACGTAGCGGCGCAGGCCAGCGTGCCGACACTGGTACTGAATACGCTGAGCAAGGCGCCGGCCGGCGGCAAGGTATGGAGCCTGTCGCTGGCGGTCGAGAGCGAAGCGCGCCAGATCGCACGCATGATGCGCGACGACGGCCGCAAGGCGCCGCTGGTGCTGTTCAATAACGATGCGCTGTCGACACGCCTGCGCGCCGCCTTCAGCGAGAGCTGGACGCAGCGTCATCCGAGCGCGCCGCTGGAACTGAACATGACGCAGCCGGACGGCGCGCAGTTGAGCACGCTGCTGGCTGGTGCCGACAGCGTGTTCCTGGCACTGGACGACAAGGAGGCCGAGGCCAGCCGTGCGCTGCTGCCGGCTGAACTGGCCGCCTACGCCACCTCGCTGATCAACACCCGGCAAGCGGCACCGGCACTGGACGGCGTGCACTTCGTCGACATGCCGTGGTTCCTGATGCCCAATCACCCGGACGCCGCCGGCATCGCCCGACCGGCCACGCCGCTGACCAAGGCCACCGAACGCCTGTACGCGCTGGGAGTGGATGCCTTCCGCCTCGGCAAGGCGCTGGGGCAGAGTCGCAATCCGGCCAGCATCCGCCTGCGTGGCGTCACCGGCGACCTGCAACTGGGCAAGGACTGGGTGATCCAGCGCGAGCTGCCGACCGCCATCCGCGGCGAGTCGCAATGA
- a CDS encoding YraN family protein: MSKASGDHYEALACRFLQLQGLTLVERNWHCRQGELDLVMRDGAYWVFVEVRARQSAHFGGAAASIGSAKQHKLHTAANLYLSSKRIDAPCRFDAVLFDGSEQARWLKNIFG; encoded by the coding sequence ATGAGCAAGGCCAGTGGCGACCACTACGAAGCGCTGGCCTGCCGTTTCCTGCAGCTGCAGGGGCTGACGCTGGTGGAACGCAACTGGCACTGCCGGCAGGGCGAACTGGATCTGGTGATGCGTGACGGCGCCTACTGGGTGTTCGTCGAAGTACGTGCCCGGCAATCGGCCCACTTCGGCGGCGCCGCCGCCAGCATCGGCAGCGCCAAGCAGCACAAGCTGCACACTGCGGCCAACCTTTACCTCAGCAGCAAACGCATTGATGCCCCCTGCCGTTTCGACGCCGTGCTGTTCGATGGCAGCGAACAGGCCCGGTGGCTGAAAAACATTTTCGGTTAA
- a CDS encoding phosphoheptose isomerase, which yields MDLIERVSGHFLESIAIKQQVMDELSPAVALAAERMVSSLMNEGKILACGNGGSAADAQHFAAEMIGRFEKERPGLAAMSLATDSSILSAIGNDYDFDMIFSKQVRALGHHNDLLLAISTSGNSANVIEAIYAAHERGMGVIALTGKDGGQIAEILSPEDIHLNVPSLRTARIQEVHILLIHALCDAIDCMLLGGE from the coding sequence ATGGATTTGATCGAACGTGTCAGCGGACACTTCCTTGAAAGCATCGCCATCAAGCAGCAGGTGATGGACGAGCTGTCGCCGGCCGTGGCGCTGGCCGCAGAGCGCATGGTCAGCAGCCTGATGAACGAGGGCAAGATCCTCGCCTGCGGCAACGGCGGTTCCGCCGCCGATGCGCAGCACTTTGCCGCGGAAATGATCGGCCGCTTCGAGAAGGAACGCCCGGGGCTGGCGGCGATGTCGCTGGCCACCGACAGTTCGATCCTCAGCGCTATCGGCAACGACTACGATTTCGACATGATCTTTTCCAAGCAGGTGCGGGCGCTGGGCCACCACAACGACCTACTACTGGCGATCTCCACCTCCGGCAACTCCGCCAACGTCATCGAGGCGATCTATGCCGCGCACGAACGCGGCATGGGCGTGATTGCCCTCACCGGCAAGGACGGCGGCCAGATCGCGGAAATCCTGTCACCGGAAGACATCCACCTGAATGTGCCGAGTCTGCGCACCGCGCGCATTCAGGAAGTTCATATCTTGTTGATCCATGCGCTGTGCGATGCCATCGATTGCATGCTGCTCGGAGGAGAATGA
- a CDS encoding Calx-beta domain-containing protein has translation TDLLIRTTTVGDSVDEANETFTLGATLSSNGSSYGDSATATIVDDDIPSIFFGASDTASGDITVPEGEPATFELHVTAAAAGSTLVLTLANGSALSPDDYAAGTFEYSTDNGVSWSSYSGAIALATGDTDLLIRTTTVGDNAEEIDETFTLGATLSSNGSSYGDSATATIIDDDTPTIFFGASDTASGDILVPEGEPATFELHVTSAATGSTLQLTLADGTALSPADYASGTFQYSTDNGVSWTIYSGSIALAAGDTDLLIRTTTAEDSVDEADETFTLAATLSSSGNNYGDSASATIVDDDTPKIFFGASDTATGNILVPEGELATFELHITGAAAGSTLVLTLADGTALSPADYASGNFQYSTNNGVSWTIYSGSIALAAGDTDLLIRTTTAEDSVDEADETFTLGATLSSNGSSYGDSAIATIVDDDTPKIFFGESDTASGNITVPEGQLATFELHITGAAAGSTLQLTLADGTALSPADYASGSFQYSSDGGSSWTTYSGSITLAAGDSNLLIRTTTVDDSSDEANETFTLAATLSSNGSTYQDSATATIVDDDYPPPVFYGDDGAWQMNYDSKHQTFDLRAKSGNITLFAGRTIHWDIWVDNINAAGLSLLASSLPTGTTGYWEKLYTANGDTLFRFYLTAGENDVVMSQSSSTGQFEIQLLGGGISDSTNVHIINSDEYVKPHSNYADNYATDFDSATAGNDADRDWLSSDTNGGEFAVSGPVSVAGQTLDVQGGNDMIYGSVGTDTLSGGAGDDFIDGRAGNDTLYGGAGNDVLMGGLGNDTLYGGDGNDVLYGGFGNDTLIGGAGSDTFKWSLGDQGLGGGAATDIVSVNDFKTSEGDSLDLRDLLQGENSSNLQQYLHFSADGSNTLVQISYSGEFDGSNYGTATDQQIVLTGVALDTLAGVGATDQQIIDMLKNNSNLKTD, from the coding sequence ACACCGATCTGCTGATCCGTACCACCACGGTCGGTGACAGCGTTGACGAAGCGAACGAAACCTTCACCCTCGGTGCCACGCTGAGCAGCAACGGCAGCAGCTATGGCGACAGTGCCACCGCTACCATCGTCGACGACGACATCCCTTCCATCTTCTTCGGCGCGAGCGACACCGCCAGCGGCGACATCACCGTGCCGGAAGGCGAGCCGGCGACCTTCGAACTGCACGTCACAGCTGCTGCCGCCGGTAGCACGCTAGTACTGACGCTGGCTAACGGCAGCGCGCTGAGCCCCGACGATTATGCGGCCGGTACCTTCGAGTACAGTACTGACAACGGTGTCAGCTGGAGCAGCTACAGCGGTGCCATCGCGTTGGCCACAGGCGATACCGATCTGCTGATTCGTACCACCACGGTGGGTGATAATGCGGAGGAAATTGATGAAACCTTCACCCTCGGTGCCACGCTGAGCAGCAACGGCAGCAGCTATGGTGACAGCGCCACCGCCACCATTATTGATGATGACACCCCGACCATTTTCTTCGGTGCGAGCGACACCGCCAGCGGTGACATCTTGGTGCCGGAAGGCGAGCCGGCTACTTTCGAGCTGCACGTCACCAGTGCCGCCACCGGCAGCACGCTGCAGCTGACCCTGGCCGACGGCACGGCGCTGAGTCCGGCGGACTACGCTTCCGGTACCTTCCAGTACAGCACCGACAATGGCGTCAGCTGGACGATCTACAGCGGTAGCATCGCCTTGGCTGCAGGTGATACCGATCTGCTGATCCGTACCACCACAGCGGAGGATAGTGTCGACGAGGCCGATGAAACCTTCACCCTCGCTGCCACGCTGAGCAGCAGTGGCAACAACTATGGTGACAGCGCCAGCGCCACCATCGTCGACGACGACACCCCGAAAATCTTCTTCGGTGCGAGTGACACGGCAACCGGCAACATTCTGGTGCCGGAAGGCGAGCTGGCCACCTTCGAGCTGCACATCACCGGCGCCGCCGCCGGCAGCACGCTGGTGCTGACCCTGGCCGACGGTACGGCGCTGAGCCCGGCGGACTACGCTTCTGGCAACTTCCAGTACAGCACTAATAATGGCGTCAGCTGGACCATCTACAGTGGCAGCATCGCCTTGGCCGCCGGCGATACCGACCTGCTGATCCGTACCACCACGGCAGAGGATAGTGTCGACGAGGCCGATGAAACCTTCACCCTCGGTGCCACGCTGAGCAGTAACGGCAGCAGCTACGGCGACAGCGCCATCGCCACCATCGTCGACGACGACACTCCGAAAATTTTCTTCGGCGAGAGCGACACCGCCAGCGGCAACATCACCGTACCGGAAGGCCAGCTGGCTACCTTCGAGTTGCACATCACCGGCGCCGCCGCCGGCAGCACGTTGCAACTGACCCTGGCCGACGGCACCGCGCTGAGCCCGGCGGACTACGCTTCCGGCAGCTTCCAGTACAGCAGTGACGGCGGCAGCAGCTGGACGACCTACAGCGGCAGCATCACGTTGGCCGCGGGCGACAGCAACCTGCTGATCCGCACCACCACGGTGGATGACAGCAGTGACGAAGCAAACGAAACCTTCACCCTCGCTGCCACGCTGAGCAGCAACGGCAGCACTTACCAGGACAGCGCCACCGCCACCATCGTGGATGACGACTATCCGCCACCGGTGTTCTACGGTGATGACGGCGCTTGGCAGATGAACTACGACTCCAAGCACCAGACGTTCGACCTGCGTGCCAAGAGCGGCAACATCACCCTGTTCGCCGGCCGCACCATTCACTGGGACATCTGGGTCGACAATATCAATGCTGCCGGGCTCTCCCTGCTGGCATCGTCCTTGCCGACCGGCACCACCGGCTACTGGGAAAAACTGTATACCGCCAACGGTGACACCCTGTTCCGCTTCTACCTGACTGCCGGTGAAAACGATGTAGTGATGAGCCAGAGCAGCAGCACCGGGCAGTTCGAGATCCAGCTGCTTGGTGGCGGCATCTCCGATAGCACCAACGTGCACATCATCAACTCGGACGAGTACGTGAAACCGCACAGCAACTACGCGGATAACTACGCCACAGACTTTGACAGTGCTACGGCGGGCAACGATGCCGATCGTGACTGGCTGAGCAGTGATACCAATGGTGGCGAGTTTGCGGTCAGCGGCCCGGTATCGGTTGCCGGACAGACGCTGGATGTGCAGGGCGGCAATGACATGATTTACGGTAGTGTCGGCACAGACACCCTCAGCGGTGGTGCCGGTGACGATTTCATCGATGGTCGTGCCGGCAACGATACCCTGTATGGCGGTGCCGGTAACGACGTGCTGATGGGCGGGCTGGGCAATGACACCCTGTACGGCGGCGATGGCAACGATGTGCTGTATGGCGGTTTCGGCAATGACACGCTGATTGGCGGCGCGGGCAGCGACACCTTCAAGTGGAGCCTTGGTGATCAGGGGCTGGGTGGTGGTGCGGCCACCGATATCGTCAGCGTTAACGACTTTAAAACCAGTGAAGGTGACTCCCTCGATCTGCGCGACCTGCTACAAGGGGAAAACAGCAGTAATCTCCAGCAATACCTGCACTTCAGCGCGGACGGTAGCAACACGCTGGTCCAGATCAGTTACAGCGGTGAGTTCGACGGCAGTAACTATGGCACTGCCACCGATCAGCAGATTGTGCTGACCGGCGTGGCACTGGACACCCTGGCCGGGGTGGGGGCGACCGATCAGCAAATCATCGACATGCTGAAAAACAATTCCAACCTGAAAACGGATTGA